GTGGCCTGGCGGCAGCTCACGCCATTCATAACGGTTTCACTGTATTGGAAGAGTGTCATCACCTGTACCACGGTGAAAAAGTCGCTTTCGGCACCCTGACACAGCTGGTGTTGCAGAATAGCAGTATGGAAGAGATCGAAACTGTACTCTCATTCTGCCAACAATTAGGTTTACCAATCACATTGGCCGAAATGGGTGTTTCACAGGATATCGAACGCAAAATTCGCGCGGTAGCCGAGGCCAGCTGTGCTGAGGGTGAAACTATTCACAATATGCCGTTTGCCGTCACTGCAGACAGTGTTTATGCCGCTATTATTGTGGCTGACCGTTTAGGCCAGGCTTTCCTCAATTAAGTGGTTCGACAGACAAGTTAACTGACTGAGTATGCCGGTGTCCCTCATCATCGGCTGCTCTCTTTCCCAGGCATTCCCGTTCGCGGAGCATAAAATGAAAAAATTAATTAACAGCGTTGAGAGTGTATTGCAGGAACAAATTAAGGGGTTGGTGGAGGCCCATCCTGAGCTGGTATTGCATCAGGAGCCAGTTTTTGTCACCCGCAGAGATGCGCCAGTGAAAGGAAAAGTCGCACTGATGTCTGGTGGTGGCAGTGGCCATGAGCCAATGCATTGTGGGTTTATCGGTGCAGGCATGTTGGATGGGGCCTGCCCCGGTGAGATTTTTACCTCACCCACCCCAGACCAAATGTATGAATGCGGTCAAGCCATAGATGGTGGCGAAGGCGTGCTGATGCTGATTAAAAACTACACTGGCGACATTCTTAATTTTGAAACGGCGGCTGAACTGTTGCATGCCGAGGGCATCGCGGTGGGGACATTGGTGATTGACGATGATGTAGCTGTGAAAGACAGCTTGTATACCGCTGGGCGGCGGGGTGTCGCTAACACCGTTATTATTGAAAAGTTACTTGGTGCGGCTGCGGTTCGTGGTGATTCATTGGATGAATGCGTAGCACTCGGCCAAAAAATCAACAATCAAGGGCATTCTATTGGTATCGCGCTTGGGGCTTGTACTGTGCCAGCCGCGGGTAAACCGTCCTTTACCTTGGCTGAAAACGAGATGGAATTTGGCGTAGGGATCCACGGTGAGCCCGGCATTGAACGGCGGCCATTTACCTCGTTGAATGATACGGTGGATGCGATGTTCGATACCTTGATTGAACACGGTCACTATAAGCGCAAACTGCGTCATTGGGACAGACAAGCTGGCGACTGGTGCGAAACAGAACAAAGTAAGCAGCCACTGGCGAAAGGTGATCGAGTCATTGCTTTGGTCAATAACTTGGGGGCGACACCTCTGTCAGAATTGTATGGTGTCTGGCATCGTCTGGCCGCTTGTTGTGCTGAATTCGGTTTGACCGTCGAGCGCAAACTGATCGGCTCTTATTGCACCTCACTGGATATGCAGGGTATGTCCATCACACTGTTGAAAGTTGATGATGAGCTGTTGTCGCTGTGGGATGCGCCGGTCAATACCCCTGCGCTGGTTAAAAAATAATGCATCAGGAGAAAGCTATGGGACTTACCAAACAACAAATTGTCAGTTGGTTACAGCTCTGCGCTGAGGTGTTCAGTGAACAGCGGGATTTCCTGACACAGTTGGATACCGAAATCGGCGACGGCGACCACGGCCTGAATATGAATCGCGGCTTTAATAAAGTGGTCGAAAAACTGCCCTCTTTTGCCGATAAAGACATAGGTTTTATCCTGAAAAATACCGGCATGACCCTGCTTTCAAGTGTTGGTGGTGCCAGTGGCCCCTTATTCGGAACCTTCTTTATTCGTGCCGCACAAAGTACCAATGCCAAACAGAGCCTGGATCTGTCAGCAGTCTGTCAGATGTTTAAAGATGGTGTCGAAGGGGTGGTGATGCGCGGTAAGGCTGAGCCAGGCGATAAAACCATGTGTGATGTTTGGTGGGCTGTTGTGGCGCAGCTTGAACAGGCAAACCAGCAGGGCGTGCCACTGGTAGATGCTTTGCAGCAAAGTGTCGAACGCGCACAGCTTGCATTGGCGGGAACTATCACCATGCAGGCCCGCAAAGGCCGCGCCAGTTATCTTGGCGAGCGCAGCATTGGCCATCAAGACCCTGGGGCGACATCGGCGATGTTGATGATGCAGGCTCTATGGCAGGTTGCCAGCCACTAATATGGCCAACCGAGAAGGTAATCAGGAGGAAAGATGGTCAATCTCGTTGTAGTTTCTCATAGCGCGCTGCTGGCTCAGGGTGTGGCCGAACTGGCACAGCAAATGACACAAGGGGGTTGCCAGTTAGCGGTGGCCGCCGGTGTAGACGACGTGGATCATCCTATTGGCACGGATGCCATCAAAGTGATGGAAGCCATTGAATCGGTTTACTCCCCCTCGGGCGTATTGGTGTTGATGGATTTAGGCAGCGCATTACTCAGTGCTGAAACAGCACTGGAGTTATTAGACCCAGAGATGGCAAGCAATGTGCAGCTCTGCGCAGCTCCACTGGTCGAAGGGACTCTGGCCGCGGTGGTGGCAGCTTCATCCGGTGCTTCACTGGCCGAGGTACGTGCTGAAGCTATGGGGGCATTGGTGGCAAAAGCGGCTCAGTTAGGTGAGGGCATTGCACCCGATGCTAACAGTGCGGTAGTGGCTAAGGCTGCCCCCGATGCACAAAGTGTCAGTTGGGTTGTCCGCAATCCTAACGGATTACATGTCCGGCCAGCGGCCAAATTGGTCGAAGTATTAGCGCCATTTACCGCAGATTTATTGCTGGAAAAAAATGGCCAATGCGTTAATCCGCGTAGCCTGAATCAGCTCGCTATTTTGCAAGTACGTAAGGGAGATACCATTCGTCTGCTAGCCAGTGGTGAGCAAGCCGGTGAGGCGCTGGATGCTTTTATGCAACTGGCCCATCAGCATTTTGGCGAGTCCGTTAGCACTATCAGTGATAGTGGATTCACTGGCGTAATGGTTCCTCGTGGGGCCATCACTGCGCCAGTGCTCCAGTGGTTACCTGCTATGCCGGTGTTCTTAGCGCAAACCATTAATGTCGGGAGCGTTGCTAACGAACAATTGCGTTTGCATCAGGCCTTAGCACACACCGTGGCGGATTTGCAGCAGTTGGCGCAGCAGGCAGAACAGCAAATTAGTGTTCAGGCGGCAGCTATCTTCAATGCCCATGCCATGCTGATTGATGATGAAGAATTATATGCGTCGATGGATAAGCGGATAGAACAGCAGTTGGTGTGCGCAGAATCGGCATTACAGGATGAGTTGATGAGCATGGTGGCAGCCTATCAGGCGCTGGCGGATGATTATCTGCGTGTCCGCGAACTGGATATTCGCGATATTCTTAATCGTGTTTTGGGCCATTTGACCGGGTTGCCGCCAGTTCCCTTTTCAGTCGACCGTGAAATATTACTGTTAGCGGAGGAGCTATTCCCTTCACAAATGATTGGGTTAAATCACCAACATGTAAAAGGTATTTGTTTAAGTCGTGGGCATATCCTCTCTCACAGCGCGATTTTGGCAACAGAATTGGATATTCCGATGTTAGTCGGGGCTGTTGGTTGCCTTGACGCCAGCCGTAATGGTCAAAATGCCCTATTGGATACCGCGACTGGAGTACTCAAACTCCAGTAAGCGGCGTAAGTCTTCAACACACATAATCTCCTTGAAATAGCAGTCTCAATCCAGGGCTGCTATTTGAGGAATTAAGTGACTCAGTGGCGTTAGAATTTGTTTTCTCCAGTGATAGCGCTCTTCTATTAATGTGGCGCTTGCCAGCCTGATGTTCGCTATTTCACGTTCTGTTAATTGGC
The sequence above is drawn from the Yersinia enterocolitica subsp. enterocolitica genome and encodes:
- the dhaL gene encoding dihydroxyacetone kinase subunit DhaL, giving the protein MGLTKQQIVSWLQLCAEVFSEQRDFLTQLDTEIGDGDHGLNMNRGFNKVVEKLPSFADKDIGFILKNTGMTLLSSVGGASGPLFGTFFIRAAQSTNAKQSLDLSAVCQMFKDGVEGVVMRGKAEPGDKTMCDVWWAVVAQLEQANQQGVPLVDALQQSVERAQLALAGTITMQARKGRASYLGERSIGHQDPGATSAMLMMQALWQVASH
- the dhaK gene encoding dihydroxyacetone kinase subunit DhaK, giving the protein MKKLINSVESVLQEQIKGLVEAHPELVLHQEPVFVTRRDAPVKGKVALMSGGGSGHEPMHCGFIGAGMLDGACPGEIFTSPTPDQMYECGQAIDGGEGVLMLIKNYTGDILNFETAAELLHAEGIAVGTLVIDDDVAVKDSLYTAGRRGVANTVIIEKLLGAAAVRGDSLDECVALGQKINNQGHSIGIALGACTVPAAGKPSFTLAENEMEFGVGIHGEPGIERRPFTSLNDTVDAMFDTLIEHGHYKRKLRHWDRQAGDWCETEQSKQPLAKGDRVIALVNNLGATPLSELYGVWHRLAACCAEFGLTVERKLIGSYCTSLDMQGMSITLLKVDDELLSLWDAPVNTPALVKK
- the dhaM gene encoding dihydroxyacetone kinase phosphoryl donor subunit DhaM, which produces MVNLVVVSHSALLAQGVAELAQQMTQGGCQLAVAAGVDDVDHPIGTDAIKVMEAIESVYSPSGVLVLMDLGSALLSAETALELLDPEMASNVQLCAAPLVEGTLAAVVAASSGASLAEVRAEAMGALVAKAAQLGEGIAPDANSAVVAKAAPDAQSVSWVVRNPNGLHVRPAAKLVEVLAPFTADLLLEKNGQCVNPRSLNQLAILQVRKGDTIRLLASGEQAGEALDAFMQLAHQHFGESVSTISDSGFTGVMVPRGAITAPVLQWLPAMPVFLAQTINVGSVANEQLRLHQALAHTVADLQQLAQQAEQQISVQAAAIFNAHAMLIDDEELYASMDKRIEQQLVCAESALQDELMSMVAAYQALADDYLRVRELDIRDILNRVLGHLTGLPPVPFSVDREILLLAEELFPSQMIGLNHQHVKGICLSRGHILSHSAILATELDIPMLVGAVGCLDASRNGQNALLDTATGVLKLQ